The following coding sequences are from one Bufo bufo chromosome 2, aBufBuf1.1, whole genome shotgun sequence window:
- the LOC120989746 gene encoding putative nuclease HARBI1, whose amino-acid sequence MSVMDLHAMFHIHEKSAQQKLLQQESNPNQKQRERIFRPRISLFGLNEDEVRSRYRFSTEVILELYEQIQQDIEPNCERNHAVPGMVKLLSALHYFSSASFQGTVSALSGISQPSFSRHLTQVLKAINKLTTQYIVFPSDKTAIQTIKDGFYKMSSFPNVMGIIDCTHVALSPPTEDIYRNSKNFHSLNVQMVCDSDMRILNLVAGYPGSTHDSYILKHSSLHAILSSGNLPEGWILGDDAYPLTEWMLTPIKDPKTKAEKQYNAAHKASHSVIERTFGSLKSRFRCLDRSGGVLQYSPEKGAQIILACCILHNLAVSRKLDVDIVDDLEVPPPVPPVSKDENTQAGKRIRSKVITRYFT is encoded by the exons AT GTCTGTTATGGATCTTCATGCCATGTTTCACATCCATGAAAAGAGCGCCCAGCAAAAACTATTGCAGCAAGAATCTAATCCGAACCAGAAGCAAAGAGAACGCATTTTTAGACCACGGATATCCCTTTTTGGATTAAACGAAGACGAAGTTAGATCTAGGTATCGCTTTAGCACAGAGGTTATCCTTGAGTTATATGAACAGATCCAGCAGGACATAGAGCCAAACTGTGAAAGAAATCATGCTGTACCAGGAATGGTAAAGCTGCTAAGTGCTCTCCATTACTTTTCTTCTGCATCGTTCCAGGGTACAGTGTCGGCTCTCTCTGGCATATCCCAGCCTAGTTTCAGCCGCCATTTAACACAGGTCCTAAAGGCCATTAACAAATTAACAACACAGTACATTGTCTTCCCATCAGATAAAACAGCTATACAAACAATTAAAGAtgggttttataaaatgtcatcttTTCCTAATGTCATGGGAATAATTGACTGTACACATGTTGCGCTGTCTCCTCCAACCGAAGATATTTACAGAAACAGTAAGAATTTCCACTCATTAAATGTCCAGATGGTGTGTGACTCTGACATGAGGATTCTTAATTTGGTAGCAGGGTACCCTGGATCCACCCATGATTCCTATATCCTAAAACATTCCAGTTTACATGCAATTTTGTCTTCCGGAAACCTTCCAGAGGGTTGGATTTTGG GTGATGATGCGTACCCATTGACCGAGTGGATGTTGACCCCAATAAAAGACCCTAAAACCAAAGCAGAAAAGCAGTACAATGCCGCACACAAAGCCTCTCATTCAGTCATTGAACGCACTTTTGGGTCATTAAAAAGTCGCTTCCGTTGCCTTGACAGATCTGGAGGTGTCCTACAGTATTCTCCAGAAAAAGGAGCCCAGATTATCTTGGCATGCTGCATTCTGCACAACTTGGCTGTCAGTCGAAAGCTGGATGTGGATATTGTCGATGATCTGGAAGTACCGCCTCCTGTGCCACCAGTTTCAAAAGATGAGAACACACAAGCTGGAAAACGGATCCGAAGTAAAGTGATCACCAGATACTTTACAT ga